The sequence below is a genomic window from Chelmon rostratus isolate fCheRos1 chromosome 24, fCheRos1.pri, whole genome shotgun sequence.
GGAGGCAGCACACTGCCTGCAGCGGACTGTGCCTCCTGGCATGGCGTCTCATTTCCATTCCAGTTTTGAACCTGGCAGTGCAACCCTGATGAAGGCAAGGATGCCGAGGAGTCAGTTTGTGTCTTTCAACGTGgtgctgaaaatgttcaaaactCCACAAAACCCTCATGCAAATACTACATCTGTTTTTTCCAATACGGAATGCCAGTTGTAAAGGCTTGACCTCACCATAGTGATCTTCGAGAGCATGGTATAAGAGTGCAACACGGTTTTTGGACAGGTCTGCAAACCAAGCGCAACCATCCACAGGACAGCAAAATTTCTTTTGTAGCTCCAGGTTTTTCTCTTCAACAACTTGTTTTGTGGTTGTCTTTAGGACCTGCAGAGATTCTGTCTCCATGTTATCATTAGAGGAAGAGCTAAACACTTTGTCTACCTGAACTGATGTTGCTGAGTCCACCTCTTTATCTAGGTTTTCTTGCAACTTGGGATTCTCAGTTGCATCACTTGTTTCTTCTTGAGAAGTCTCCTGCTGTGTACATGGCTGCTTAGCTTCCAAGTTTAAGGGGTCCCTTTTCAATCTGTCAAGCTCGCTCTTTTTGCCAATGTGCCCATTTACCTTATGAACAGCAGCTGTACTATTAAGGTGCTTCGaaaagttttgtttcttttcttggaaATACGGCTCTCCCACTGGTTTGCCACTGGATCTCAACTTTCTGGATCCAGGTAGGGCTGAATCTGGAAGGCTTactgacagaggacagacagcagatttTCTTGGTCTCCCACTACTACGGCGACCAGAAGACACGGTTGTGGTCTTAGCTTTGGCAGAGGTCTTAGGTGTGGTGGTATCTTTGGTCTCAGAGACCCAGTTTTCTTGGGTGCTGTTACCAGCTGAGTCTTTGCTCCTCTTTAGCTTCTCAATATGATCAGACAGGTGCATCATGGCCAGGAGGTCATCTTTGAACATGATACCACAGAACATGCACTCGTCTTTACGATAATGGAACATAGCATGCGCTACAACGCGACTTCCCTTAAAGAGTTTGTTGCAGAAGGTACAACAGTATTCCAACTTGGATTCCTCTGATTCCATAGGTTCACTGTTCTCAGGTGTTTCGAATGTAATATCCTGAGTTCCCTCTTTCGTCCCTTGCACATCAGTAAGTGCAGAGGCTCCCGGATCTGGTCCAGAGCAACTGGAGGTAGTATGCAATCTGTAAGGAACTTCATGTTTACTTCCAGCTCTTGACTCGTTGGTGGCACTGTCCTCTGGAGCTGGACCTTTGTGAGCAAGTGTCTCAGGTGCAAGTTCAGTAACCATTTCCGTTACTAATGTCAGAGCAGATATGTCACTTATACTGTCCTGATCTGTGGGTGCGTAAATTGTGACCATTGTTCCTCCAGGgcttctgtcattttcacaaGGTACAGGTCCTTCTGagagtttgtgtgaaatgtcagaaatgctGTTGCTGACTGTGGTGAGCACCTCTGGAGAGCCAGTTTCAGCCTGAGAGGAGAGTGACTTCAGTTCAAGTTCTTTGCCATTTCTAAGAACAACATCTTGAGACTGTAAGTGTATGGGATCAGCAGCTccaatgtttgaaatgttggcTGCATTGGAGACTGGTAGGATTTCTTCAGTAACTACCATCTGATTCTTGTCTACAGTTAAGGTCTGCAAAACCTCAGTTGTGGTTTTTGAAACATCTTTTACAGCCTGAGCTTTAGAGAACTTGTCAAAACCAGGGGATTGAATAATTTTGCCCGTTGTTGGAGTTTGTGAGGCAATCGTGACTTTCATCTCAACAGCAGACTCTTCACAGAGCTCTCTGGCTTGAGCTTGCAGGACATTATCTAACAATGGGGCTTCTGTCACTTCAGTTGCTGCTACTGTCTGTGATGCATTGGCAACTTTCATCTCAGCAGCAGACTTTTCAGAGCGCTCTCTAGTCTTGTTGTGCAAGACTTTTCCTGTGATTTGAGCTCGAGGGACCTTATCTAAAACCGGGTATTCTGTCGcttttgctgctgcaggtgtctgGGAAGCAACAGTGACTTTCATCTCAACAGAAGACTTTTCAGAGGGCTCTCTGGATGAAGAGGTCTTTCGTGAGACTGTTTTTGTAGTTTGAACCTGAAGTAAtttttccacagctggggaTTCTGTaatttcatctgctgctggtgtctgaTTGGCAAGTCCACCTTTCATCTCAGCGGCAGGCTGTTCACAGAGCTCTATGTGTTGACCTTTTGGTGGACTTCCTTGCACGGAGGAGCGTGTGATTGTTGACACTGAGCCTTGAATATTCGACCCATTACCTTTTCCCTTCTGCCGCCGAGCGTAACAGTGCAACTGTTTTACAAACATCGTTGCGTCCCGTGCTCTAAGGATCACCTCTTTGCCATGCACAGTCTTCACAGGTTGTGATGTGGTAGGAAGCTTCACTGTTGGTTTGTAAAGAAGCACTTGAGGGaaccctctctgtctgctgcaaCTGTCCTCAATAAACATACCCATCAGTTCATTGTCTGGTAGGGAGAGCTCAAGAATTACTTGTGGAGGGGAGTCTGGTTGGAGACAATCCATAGAAAATCCCTTctggtgtttgctgctgttttcctttgcCATTAAATGAGAGTTTACTGCAGGtttatgttttgcattgttCTTGATCTGACCAGTTTCAGGCCTCTTTTCAACAGATGACTGATGGTGCTTTTGATGTTTCGACCCATACTTTTTCATCTTCGGAGAAACATTATTCTCTTCAAGAGTTCCTGAGTCTTCCAGAAGCCACTTGGGCTTTCTGATCCTCCGTTTTGGTGGGTTCTTCTCTGAGAGTCGTGTAGTACGTCTAAGTTCTCCATACCCCCCATTGTCCTGTAGTCTGTCTAGCTGCCAAAATGAACGCCTCAAAGGTTCAGATGATGCGTCCTTCAAAGGTCGTGACCCTTGGCTGCCTTTCCTCTTGACAGTGTGGTCAACATTTATCCGTGTTTTGCCCATCTTTAGTCTTTTAGATGCAGCGTCAGTATCATCTTTATGATGTCTGTCCTCTTTGTGGTGCCGCTTCTTAGACCCTTTACTTCGTTTCTGACATACTGATGTGCTTGATCGCAAAGCAGGTTCTTTGGTGCAATAGTTTAGAATCCATTTGTCCTCCATTACTTCCTCAAGGGCAGCAGTGACCACCACCTCACTCATAAGCTTCAAACAGTTGGTCCGCAAAGCAATGAGGTTCCAAAACTCTGGGTCAAAACACAGGTCCTTCTTTAAGAcctgagaagagacagaaaaggagaaatttTAGTACTACAATATGGAAAATGCCAAGACACAACGTCATTTGTCAATTCTGTACTGCTCATATGAACTGACAGACATCCTAATCTCTATACCTTTTCTTTGTCAAGATTTGGTAAAAGAGTGCTCTACCTGCAGGGTTTCAAAGCGAACGTGATTACTGATGGGGCCGTACTCCACAAGGTACTCCTGATCAGGATGCATGTAAAGAAGGTACACAATCTTGTAGGCCTCAACAGTGCGTTCCAGGAAGAAGACGAGAAGAGCACAGGCCCGGCAAACCTCCAGGTCATTGGGTAGCAGGCCGGCAATGGTTTTGTAGATTAGGGACTtggtgatgacatcacagggAAGGCAAGACTGCAGGGCATTAGCACAAAGCTCCACGCAGAACTGGATTCCATCTTCACCCAGCTAGAGAGATACAAACAAAGAACTTGTTAAATATACAATTCAATATTTATAGAAACTCTGACATCTTAACAAATTCACttaaactgacaaaatgaatgGCATAAAAATTCACTGCAGTTCAAATTTCTGCCTCACTTCTTGCAGGATAGCTCTGATGAATGGGAAGATTGAGTTGACATTGGTGGCAGACAGCATCAGCTGATGACTCTCCTCAAGCAGAGCTTGCTTCAATGTTTTCAACCGCCGAAAAAGTTTACTCCATATGAAAACAAGGTCACTGCAAAGAACagagttcaacatttttcttaatGCTTACTTtaagaagataagataagataaacattattaatccccagctggagaAATCATGTTGCAGGCGGCATCAATgaaaatagcaatagcaaaggcaacggaaaatataaaaaacaaaataggaagttgactatatatgcacattttacacaacagAGTATGCAGAAATATATTGCAAATGGAAATTactgagaaatattgaaaaattgcacaaggaCTGAGGTACAAATTGCTCATGGTTGTTATGGATAAGTtcagtatttgctctattgcacagtagatatatatatacagtcatGTGAAAAAATAGGACATCCTTGGAAAACgtgttttttgacaaatttaaacatatgaatatttaatatcTAATAATATATTTTAACAACACTGAGAGATTCAAGTAATATAACTAAACAAGCAAAACTGAAGAAAGTATTTTTAAAGCCTTCtgtaaaatatgatgaaataaaaatgcaatttctgtttaggaataaattaggacacccccACAATTTTTCCCTCTTCAATTGgctgaaatcacacacaggtgCATCACATCAGGTGCACATGATTAGAACATTGTCATTCAGTTTGGTGGACTGTTTACGTGACAGTGGTGAGATCAAAAGACCTTCCTGAGGCCTTCAGAGAGAAGATTGTTGAAGCATATGAGTCTGTTCAGGGATTGAAAAAGATCTCAAAAGATCTTGAAATCAGCCATTCCACTGTCGGGGAAAGAGTGTACAAGTGGAGGACATTCAAAACAACTGCCAACATGCCCCAAGAGCAAGTTGGCCCCAAGAGCAGACTGCAAGATGCTGAAAGAAGTCTCCAAAAACTCTAAAATCTCACTACAGGACCTACAGCAGGCACTGGCGACTGTTGATGTGAAAGTGTATGCCTCTACAATCAGAAAGAGACCGCACAAGTTTAACTTTCATGGGAGGTGTGCAAGGACGAAAGTTGAATTAtttggacaccagaacagaGGACATGTTTGGCACACACCTAATACTGCATTCCAGGAAAAGAACCTCATACCATCTGTGAAGCATGGAGGTGGAAGTGTCATGGTTTGGGGATGCTCTGCTGCAACAGGACCTGGCCAGCTCACCATCAGAGAATCTACCATGAACTCTACAGTGTATCAGTGGGGGCTTGAAGAACATGTGAGACCATCAGTaagaaaactgaaactgaagcgGAACTGGACCCTGCAACATGACAATGACCCTAAACATACCAGTAAGTTCACCACGGACTGGCTGAAAACAAAGAATTGGAGAGTCCTGGAATGGCCCAGTCTAAGCCCAGATCTTAATCCCACTGAGATGCTGTGGGGTGACCTGGAACGGGCTGTCATTTCAAGAAACCCCTCAAACATCACAGAGGTTAAAGCATTCTGCATTGAGGAGTGGGGAACACTTTCCTCAGACTGATGTCAGAGACTGGCAGAGGGTCACAAGAAGTGTCTCACTGAAGTTATTTCAGCCAAAGGGGGTAACACTAGGTATTAGGGGGTAGGGTGTACTAATATCTTCCTCAGTTAGAATATGCATTTATGGTGATGTCTTTTGCTTAATGAGAAAAATTTCTTGTTGCTTACCTGTAATTAGATGACTTTCTTTTCCAgattaataaaaacaagattAGACATCAATATGTGAACATTTCTTATAATAACTGAATATGTAatggggtgtcctaatttttcCACATGACTGTTAATGTGTGTCAATGGGGATTAAACAACTGTATAACTTGACTGTATAACTTAAATAGGCCTCAGTTGGTGTTATAAACTGACTTCGCACTACTCAAGCATCATTCCAATACATTTACTTACCACAAATAGTACATGTCTCCCCTGCGGAGCTGTTGGGAGAGGAAGGCTCTGCTGAGGGCGAGTAACAACTCATCCTTTTCCTCACACTCCAAACTACATATGATATGAACTGCATCTTTGCCATTTAAGTCAGCCACCTGAAGAACAGGAAAATTAGTTTAGCCTTTAAAATTCTCATCCGTAAAATTTTGCCATATTTGTGTCACAGCt
It includes:
- the LOC121627512 gene encoding uncharacterized protein LOC121627512, giving the protein MAEEDSVYELEELEKQLQSLLIRYTRDELRADSKPFCSDFCKLVEEYASRWQVPLPQLRILGVALCYFAQAATFFTSNCDHVLHTLSSLALSVFELLLFFDQKDLHQGPLKHFTITFQECHLALAKHQNVHLLQVERLVRSGGLWASPALQAILSESSLPQSEVDGCIRSEPPVFFELRVRYLLSCERVNEAMALAKCCAWHPTAGQHLFFLQVYLTWLLKTSQHDSLRKEVADLNGKDAVHIICSLECEEKDELLLALSRAFLSQQLRRGDMYYLCDLVFIWSKLFRRLKTLKQALLEESHQLMLSATNVNSIFPFIRAILQELGEDGIQFCVELCANALQSCLPCDVITKSLIYKTIAGLLPNDLEVCRACALLVFFLERTVEAYKIVYLLYMHPDQEYLVEYGPISNHVRFETLQVLKKDLCFDPEFWNLIALRTNCLKLMSEVVVTAALEEVMEDKWILNYCTKEPALRSSTSVCQKRSKGSKKRHHKEDRHHKDDTDAASKRLKMGKTRINVDHTVKRKGSQGSRPLKDASSEPLRRSFWQLDRLQDNGGYGELRRTTRLSEKNPPKRRIRKPKWLLEDSGTLEENNVSPKMKKYGSKHQKHHQSSVEKRPETGQIKNNAKHKPAVNSHLMAKENSSKHQKGFSMDCLQPDSPPQVILELSLPDNELMGMFIEDSCSRQRGFPQVLLYKPTVKLPTTSQPVKTVHGKEVILRARDATMFVKQLHCYARRQKGKGNGSNIQGSVSTITRSSVQGSPPKGQHIELCEQPAAEMKGGLANQTPAADEITESPAVEKLLQVQTTKTVSRKTSSSREPSEKSSVEMKVTVASQTPAAAKATEYPVLDKVPRAQITGKVLHNKTRERSEKSAAEMKVANASQTVAATEVTEAPLLDNVLQAQARELCEESAVEMKVTIASQTPTTGKIIQSPGFDKFSKAQAVKDVSKTTTEVLQTLTVDKNQMVVTEEILPVSNAANISNIGAADPIHLQSQDVVLRNGKELELKSLSSQAETGSPEVLTTVSNSISDISHKLSEGPVPCENDRSPGGTMVTIYAPTDQDSISDISALTLVTEMVTELAPETLAHKGPAPEDSATNESRAGSKHEVPYRLHTTSSCSGPDPGASALTDVQGTKEGTQDITFETPENSEPMESEESKLEYCCTFCNKLFKGSRVVAHAMFHYRKDECMFCGIMFKDDLLAMMHLSDHIEKLKRSKDSAGNSTQENWVSETKDTTTPKTSAKAKTTTVSSGRRSSGRPRKSAVCPLSVSLPDSALPGSRKLRSSGKPVGEPYFQEKKQNFSKHLNSTAAVHKVNGHIGKKSELDRLKRDPLNLEAKQPCTQQETSQEETSDATENPKLQENLDKEVDSATSVQVDKVFSSSSNDNMETESLQVLKTTTKQVVEEKNLELQKKFCCPVDGCAWFADLSKNRVALLYHALEDHYGEVKPLQLAFRIGKNRCSICMRVLWSFEHFQHHVERHKLTPRHPCLHQGCTARFKTGMEMRRHARRHSPLQAVCCLPGCSQLFICLWALNLHEREHYASKPTKPIKATNKQTGDKQSDHKTKNETATTTANRTESVKATCKSRGQATHNSSTETHVKAPSPTIVRASLLKQELEGSSETKDSHVLKNLSNKDTSTQPTGPNLRLRQTLRKVKGTNTTLAVLKSHKVIPSSLLKHSFRLRHKFKKKQVKVNTKGPERRGRPPKSKKAVHDENTTTGQNNESVKEKNDQRSPAQLASRSKAAEPSNVSKALKEEKMSQQVQDVVKTTETSIDESKSKKSVNKQIKKNHTKQKGVSHNTSRPTVTANRLNQSVTTTLADKTQKSTTGKMKKDGCHPASDSCKSEKRKVSNGKANSEMKKKCPLKELGSASKKCAKSNSAVPGVEAKPAATATATVGNSADEEGKAKVENTDSTQKPSGNSVPAVPANCLNDISAPPTTSGEKAQKVTTEVKSKKAHVMKKERNKEKNTRTTSSDAGKTKHKVTHKKGDKKVVKERQPCNDESKSSVLKKTAKSKPVVQQFEGKAAEVQSSRDVEGKVTEDTSDATLESSGSSIPAATGSGLSEITCPPTATEESVQKATEKEKSKKSHVTKMLDPNKANKKRKLIPKDGDTKTVKKKCKHQGVPSVSQKPAKSDTEVQLLTEVKAEVVESSVAEEGETSADTAESTISSPGYSVIMNGQAATEDAKSTACKDALAEYSKRPYMRPPPTAYLDEKYITMPKRRKEMSGFHSFQRSLPPEQAKVATALQRQRCANCFATFNSTEDLQSHLQVKKCSSLFGFDSDDESNS